The proteins below come from a single Cannabis sativa cultivar Pink pepper isolate KNU-18-1 chromosome 3, ASM2916894v1, whole genome shotgun sequence genomic window:
- the LOC115709455 gene encoding receptor-like protein 33, with protein MSSLVAMLFKLVLLFHPLLLLSNHHPFVNSVQPFCQDEERSALIHFNQSFKIQCHPRVDTNGLSVLVYPKTSTWGSNGTSCCGWDGVECDLVTGHVTGLNLSGSCLYGSIHSNNTLFHLVHLQKLHLGYNNFTFSSIPTTIAIFSELTFLHLGYSFFQELQLLGCGLYGPIPSSIDFMNSSLQSMTKIDLSNNLITGFHNYTTVLPWSNLLSFHMQSNLLQGQLPIPPSSIIHYDVSNNILSGRIPSSICNLNSISILELSNNNLSGEFPLCSAGGISDSMLVLNLRNNSFHGIIPLQCQHKSELRMVDFSHNHFQGKLRQPFTTCMNLEYVDFSFNQLSDEFPTWLGSFPRLKVILIRANKFYGVIGKSQNTSSEFPMLQIIDMSNNYFKGALPSEYMLSWNAMKSFKMSNLTYMKALSIIDYYTDVIYDEIEEYDYSTTFVMKSVATNYGKIPINLAIIDLSSNNFSGQIPKIIGSLKALYSLNLSNNALTGHIPPSLGTLTELESLDLSQNHLSGEIPGELTNLKFLQKFDVSHNNLTGLIPQENQFYTFENNSFEGNQGLCGEPLSKKCEDSLLPPSASNQDDDSDSGIELDWKFILAGLVSGLVIGVSIGEMLIPRTRLAWFVYISRTRLREMMIRN; from the exons ATGTCATCATTAGTTGCGATGCTTTTCAAACTTGTTTTGCTGTTTCATCCTCTCCTACTACTCTCAAATCATCATCCTTTTGTTAATTCTGTGCAACCTTTTTGCCAAGATGAAGAGAGGAGTGCTTTGATCCACTTCAACCAAAGCTTTAAAATACAATGCCATCCTAGAGTTGATACAAATGGTCTCTCTGTCCTTGTCTATCCAAAGACATCAACGTGGGGATCAAACGGTACCAGTTGCTGCGGATGGGATGGTGTTGAATGTGACTTGGTGACTGGTCATGTCACTGGTCTTAACCTCAGTGGTTCTTGCCTCTACGGCTCTATCCACTCCAACAACACTCTCTTTCACCTTGTTCATCTTCAAAAGCTTCATCTTGGCTATAATAACTTCACTTTCTCTTCAATTCCCACAACCATAGCAATATTTTCAGAGTTGACATTTCTTCACTTGGGTTATTCTTTCTTCCAAG AGCTTCAGCTACTGGGTTGTGGTTTGTATGGGCCTATTCCATCTTCAATAG ATTTTATGAACTCAAGTCTTCAAAGCATGACAAAGATAGATCTATCCAACAACTTGATAACGGGGTTTCATAACTACACAACCGTTCTGCCTTGGTCCAATTTGCTTAGTTTCCACAtgcaatctaacttgttgcaagGACAGCTTCCGATTCCACCATCATCTATCATACATTATGATGTCTCTAACAATATTCTAAGTGGTCGAATTCCCTCATCAATATGCAATTTGAATTCTATTTCGATTCTTGAGTTGTCAAATAATAACTTGAGCGGAGAATTTCCACTTTGTTCAGCCGGTGGGATTAGTGACTCCATGTTAGTTTTGAATTTGAGAAACAACTCTTTTCACGGCATCATTCCTCTTCAATGTCAACATAAAAGCGAGTTGAGAATGGTAGATTTCAGTCACAATCATTTTCAAGGAAAACTTCGACAACCATTCACTACTTGTATGAATCTTGAGTATGTTGATTTCTCATTCAATCAACTCAGTGATGAGTTTCCCACCTGGTTGGGGAGTTTCCCTCGATTAAAAGTTATTTTGATAAGGGCAAACAAATTTTATGGAGTTATAGGAAAATCTCAAAACACTTCGAGTGAGTTTCCAATGCTACAAATCATTGATATGTCTAACAATTATTTCAAGGGGGCATTGCCTTCCGAATATATGTTATCTTGGAATGCAATGAAAAGTTTCAAGATGAGTAATTTGACATACATGAAAGCACTAAGCATTATAGACTATTACACAGATGTTATTTATGATGAAATCGAGGAGTATGATTATTCAACAACATTTGTGATGAAAAGTGTGGCTACAAACTACGGGAAAATTCCAATAAACCTGGCCATTATTGACCTATCGAGCAACAATTTCAGTGGTCAGATTCCTAAAATCATTGGAAGCCTCAAGGCTCTATACTCACTCAACCTCTCAAACAATGCGCTCACCGGACACATTCCACCATCGTTGGGGACACTAACAGAGTTGGAGTCGTTAGACCTTTCTCAAAACCACCTATCAGGAGAGATTCCTGGAGAACTAACTAATCTAAAATTTCTCCAAAAGTTTGATGTATCGCATAACAATCTCACTGGTCTTATACCTCAAGAGAACCAATTTTATACTTTTGAGAACAACTCTTTTGAGGGTAATCAAGGATTGTGCGGAGAACCACTGTCGAAGAAATGCGAAGACTCACTGCTTCCACCATCTGCTTCCAATCAAGATGATGATTCTGATTCCGGGATTGAACTCGATTGGAAATTCATTTTGGCAGGACTTGTGAGTGGGCTTGTTATTGGAGTTTCTATTGGGGAGATGTTGATCCCAAGGACGCGGCTAGCGTGGTTTGTTTACATCTCTAGAACAAGATTGAGGGAGATGATGATTAGAAACTGA
- the LOC115711623 gene encoding uncharacterized protein LOC115711623, translating into MSTMGMGLSLGPSIVFGHPQEKFLSGLPVSYGVPLSIIQQFGAPETVGSWVVAPGMPFLPFPPLPSLPRCKKDSSPSENRHCLTINQPAEDLSSSYLSLSGGPNHFLAHDVKQNTATDDDDDVPPGFSFPLMPTMGMGLSLVPPMVCHFHCPPDTAVGHPLEEFLSHLPVSYGVPLSIIQQFGPPETVRSWVVAPGMPFLPFPPLPPTSLW; encoded by the coding sequence ATGTCTACTATGGGAATGGGATTATCACTTGGTCCCTCAATAGTTTTTGGGCATCCACAGGAGAAATTTCTCTCTGGCTTACCTGTTTCATATGGAGTTCCTCTGTCCATCATACAACAATTTGGTGCACCTGAAACTGTGGGAAGTTGGGTTGTTGCTCCCGGAATGCCTTTCCTTCCCTTTCCACCATTGCCTTCACTTCCTCGTTGTAAGAAAGACTCTTCACCATCTGAGAACAGACACTGTCTGACGATTAATCAACCTGCAGAAGACTTGAGTTCATCATATCTATCACTTTCAGGTGGACCAAATCACTTTCTAGCTCATGATGTAAAACAGAATACCGCCACCGATGACGATGATGATGTTCCACCAGGGTTCTCATTTCCCCTTATGCCTACTATGGGAATGGGATTATCACTTGTTCCCCCAATGGTTTGTCATTTTCATTGTCCTCCTGACACTGCTGTTGGGCATCCACTGGAGGAATTTCTCTCTCACTTACCTGTTTCATATGGAGTTCCTCTGTCCATCATTCAGCAATTTGGTCCACCCGAAACTGTGAGAAGCTGGGTTGTTGCTCCCGGAATGCCTTTTCTTCCCTTTCCACCACTGCCCCCCACTTCCTTGTGGTAA
- the LOC115711388 gene encoding NAD(P)H-quinone oxidoreductase subunit T, chloroplastic: MASTTASAFQALYSLSLGRSITSSRRRASGRVGFRVCAVSQGPNKRGRAPPGVDTRIHWDNQEEGWVGGATGTSWESTSSEDQQRNLLGEKFSDLINDSTDSHYQFLGVSSEADLEEIKGAYRRLSKEYHPDTTALPLKAASEKFLRLREVYDVLSNDETRRFYDWTLAQEAASRQAEKLRMKLEDPYEQDLSNYEPVPDVVDRLGGKNMALSDQAMTALTIDIFILFVSIACIIIYFIFFKESYE; the protein is encoded by the exons ATGGCTTCCACAACAGCTAGTGCTTTTCAAGCTTTATACTCTTTGTCACTTGGGAGATCAATAACATCATCAAGAAGGAGAGCAAGTGGGCGTGTTGGTTTTCGGGTATGCGCAGTGTCACAAGGCCCCAACAAACGGGGGAGAGCGCCGCCTGGAGTTGACACTAGAATCCATTGGGACAACCAAGAGGAAGGTTGGGTTGGTGGCGCCACCGGTACTTCTTGGGAATCAACGAGTTCAGAAGATCAGCAGAGGAATCTCTTAGGGGAGAAGTTTTCTGATTTAATCAATGACTCTACTGATTCCCATTACCA ATTCTTAGGAGTATCATCAGAAGCAGACTTAGAAGAGATCAAAGGAGCTTACAGAAGGTTATCAAAAGAATACCATCCAGACACAACCGCTCTTCCTCTAAAAGCCGCATCAGAAAAGTTCTTGAGGCTGAGAGAAGTGTATGATGTACTGAGCAACGATGAGACTCGCCGGTTCTATGACTGGACGCTTGCTCAAGAGGCAGCAAGCCGACAAGCCGAGAAGTTGAGAATGAAGTTGGAAGATCCTTACGAACAAGATTTGAGCAACTACGAACCTGTCCCCGACGTAGTTGATCGTCTTGGTGGAAAGAACATGGCTCTTAGTGATCAGGCAATGACTGCTCTAACCattgatattttcattctcTTTGTTTCCATTGcttgtattattatttatttcattttctttAAAGAATCCTATGAATAA
- the LOC115711487 gene encoding LOW QUALITY PROTEIN: receptor-like protein 7 (The sequence of the model RefSeq protein was modified relative to this genomic sequence to represent the inferred CDS: deleted 2 bases in 1 codon; substituted 1 base at 1 genomic stop codon) codes for MDFLSLLVLMFLTLIVLLSHAQQPSCYDEERNALIHFNQSFKIDCDKVRSPYSDLILHPKTLSWGSNGTNCCSWEGVECDMLTGRVISLNLSSSCLYGSIHSNNTLFQLVHLQELDLHYNNFTFSPIPNAIGIFSELKILNLRSSFFQGQIPLEFSLLSKLSFLDLSYNVGGNDPLLVKLLKLKNPNLRSLVKNLTSLDTLFINYVDIGYELGDVLANLTSLRVLGLGNCGLYGPIPSSLGKLTKLNALNLKENDLIGTIPSSIQNLTQLFFIRLPSNHISGPIPSWFGNLTKLTYMNFDFNHLSGSFPPSLFQLNRLETLSLQGNDLTGKLHFDSFLKLRNIMIIDLSHNKISLHVEETKKGSPNTTLSNLKYLSLASCNLSKFPEFIAHQTNLHLLDLAYNSLFGQIPQNLMNSSIHSLEGIYLSNNLITGFHNHTTILPWSSLHLLELQDNLFQGQLPIPPSSVIHYDVSNNILSGEIPSVICNLSSILVLDLSNNNLSGDFPLCSGNGISDSLLVLNLRNNSFHGTVPLQCQHESELRMADFSNNHFQGKLQRPLTTCMNLEYLDFSFNQLSDVSPVGXSFPRLKVILMRENKFHGVIGKPQNTTSKFQMLQIIDMSHNYFIGPLPYEYMLSWNSMKAFKMSNLTYMKAWENITFNSNAIGQAVTGYDYSTTIVMKSVATHYGKIPINLAVIDLSSNNFSGQIPKIIGSLKALYSLNLSNNALSGHIPPSLGTLTELESLDLSQNQLSGKIPRRLVELKFLQMFDVSYNNLTAIIPQENQFHTFENNSFEGNQGLCGEPLSKKCEALLPPSAFNKDIASESAIELDWKFILAGLVSGFAIGVSLGEIVIPRTRLAWLVYISRTRLREMIIRN; via the exons ATGGATTTTCTTTCATTATTAGTTTTGATGTTTTTAACACTTATTGTACTACTCTCTCATGCTCAGCAACCTTCTTGCTATGATGAAGAGAGGAATGCTTTGATTCATTTCAACCAAAGTTTTAAAATAGATTGTGATAAGGTTAGATCACCTTATTCTGATCTTATTCTCCATCCAAAGACATTATCTTGGGGATCGAATGGTACTAATTGTTGCTCGTGGGAGGGTGTTGAATGTGACATGTTGACCGGTCGTGTCATTAGCCTTAACCTCAGTAGTTCTTGTCTCTACGGTTCAATCCACTCCAATAACACTCTCTTTCAACTTGTTCATCTTCAGGAGCTCGATCTTCATTATAATAACTTCACTTTCTCTCCTATTCCTAATGCTATAGGCATATTTTCGGAGTTGAAAATTCTCAACTTGCGATCTTCTTTCTTTCAAGGTCAGATTCCATTAGAATTTTCGCTTTTGTCTAAGTTGTCTTTTCTTGACTTGTCATATAATGTTGGTGGTAATGATCCATTACTTGTGAAGcttttaaaacttaaaaatcCCAATCTTAGAAGCCTAGTCAAAAACTTAACTTCCTTAGATACTCTTTTTATAAATTATGTGGATATAGGATATGAACTAGGTGATGTCTTGGCAAATTTGACTTCTTTGAGAGTTCTTGGTCTAGGGAATTGTGGGTTGTATGGGCCTATTCCATCTTCACTTGGTAAATTAACCAAACTTAATGCTCTAAATCTCAAAGAAAATGATCTCATTGGTACCATCCCATCTTCTATTCAAAATCTCACACAACTTTTTTTTATAAGACTACCAAGTAATCATATTTCCGGGCCAATTCCTTCTTGGTTTGGAAATCTTACTAAATTAACATACATGAACTTTGATTTCAACCATTTGAGTGGTTCGTTTCCACCATCATTGTTTCAACTCAATCGTCTCGAAACACTCTCACTTCAGGGTAACGATTTAACTGGTAAGTTGCACTTCGATTCTTTTCTTAAACTAAGAAATATCATGATCATCGATCtaagtcacaataaaatttcgTTACACGTTGAAGAAACAAAAAAAGGATCTCCTAACACAAcactttcaaatttaaaatatctatcgCTGGCTTCGTGCAACTTAAGTAAGTTTCCTGAATTTATTGCTCATCAAACTAATCTTCACTTATTGGACCTTGCATATAATAGTCTATTTGGTCAAATTCCCCAAAATCTAATGAACTCAAGCATTCATAGCTTGGAAGGGATATATTTATCCAACAACTTGATAACAGGGTTTCATAACCATACAACCATTCTACCTTGGTCTAGTCTGCATTTGTTAGAATTGCAAGATAACTTGTTCCAAGGACAACTACCGATCCCGCCATCATCTGTCATACATTATGATGTCTCCAATAATATTCTCAGTGGTGAAATTCCCTCGGTGATATGCAATTTGAGTTCAATTTTAGTTCTTGATTTGTCAAATAATAACTTGAGCGGAGATTTTCCACTTTGTTCGGGCAATGGGATTAGTGATTCTCTGTTAGTTTTGAATTTGAGAAACAACTCTTTTCATGGCACCGTTCCTCTTCAATGTCAGCATGAAAGTGAGTTGAGAATGGCAGATTTCAGTAACAATCATTTTCAAGGAAAACTTCAACGACCACTCACAACTTGTATGAATCTTGAGTATCTTGATTTCTCTTTCAATCAACTCAGTGATGTGTCCCCAGTTGGTTAG AGTTTTCCACGGTTAAAAGTTATTTTGATGAGAGAAAACAAATTTCATGGAGTTATAGGAAAACCTCAAAATACTACGAGTAAGTTTCAAATGCTGCAAATTATTGATATGTCTCACAATTATTTCATAGGGCCATTGCCTTATGAATATATGCTCTCTTGGAATTCTATGAAAGCTTTCAAGATGAGCAATTTGACATATATGAAAGCATGGGAAAATATCACCTTTAACTCAAATGCTATTGGTCAAGCAGTCACTGGCTATGATTATTCAACCACAATTGTGATGAAAAGTGTGGCAACACATTATGGGAAGATTCCAATAAACCTAGCCGTCATTGACCTATCGAGCAACAACTTTAGTGGTCAAATTCCTAAAATTATTGGAAGCCTCAAGGCTCTTTACTCACTCAACCTCTCAAACAATGCGCTCAGCGGTCACATTCCACCATCACTAGGGACACTAACAGAGTTGGAATCGTTAGACCTTTCTCAAAACCAGCTGTCGGGAAAAATTCCTCGTCGACTAGTAGAACTGAAATTCCTCCAAATGTTTGATGTCTCTTACAACAATCTCACAGCTATTATACCACAAGAAAACCAATTCCATACGTTTGAGAACAACTCATTTGAGGGTAATCAAGGACTCTGTGGAGAACCATTGTCAAAGAAATGCGAAGCACTGCTCCCACCATCTGCTTTTAATAAAGATATTGCTTCTGAATCTGCAATCGAACTCGACTGGAAATTCATTTTGGCAGGACTTGTTAGTGGGTTTGCTATTGGAGTCTCTCTTGGGGAGATAGTGATCCCAAGAACGCGGTTGGCGTGGTTGGTTTACATCTCTAGAACAAGATTGAGAGAGATGATAATCAGAAACTAA
- the LOC115711488 gene encoding transcription termination factor MTERF9, chloroplastic: MKSGLGLFVKVSSITNNFPYLVSYSQRLVSEKRVFCSTTNCSTNCQAETENVKNEGEDHSKGSGEVLRSWGCNEDDVSKIFIRRPSLKNADLVQLQSKLSLLSGLGITASELVKIINCRPRFLSCRINRCFDERLRYLMSLFESNEVLIKAIVRNPSLLTYDFQNKIKPTIELYEEMGLSKKDLTAMLLLRPTLIPRTSFNDEKMEYIHKTGISHKSKMYKYIVTLIGVSRLETIRSKIANLEKFGFSEEEVFRLLGRSPLLLTLSVDKVQRNMTFILGTMKFPASSVLDHPNLLYCNLEAVLKPRFLLAEKMKDMALELHIKGCDMLRALRMTEKRFLKAFVNCQPKEVADELIEFYINAKEIKRLAVTSKKNCNLGFPF, encoded by the coding sequence ATGAAATCTGGGCTTGGTTTGTTCGTTAAGGTTAGTTCTATTACGAACAATTTTCCGTATTTGGTCTCTTATTCGCAGAGATTAGTGTCTGAAAAACGTGTATTTTGCTCGACCACCAACTGTTCGACGAATTGTCAAGCTGAAACAGAGAATGTTAAAAATGAAGGTGAGGACCATTCAAAGGGTTCTGGTGAGGTTTTGAGGAGTTGGGGTTGTAATGAAGATGATGTATCTAAGATATTTATTAGAAGACCTTCTTTAAAGAATGCTGATCTTGTTCAACTTCAGTCAAAGCTTAGTCTTTTGAGTGGTTTGGGAATTACTGCTTCTGAACTTGTTAAGATCATTAACTGTCGTCCTAGATTTCTTAGTTGTCGTATTAATCGTTGTTTCGATGAGCGTCTTCGGTATCTTATGTCGTTGTTTGAATCGAATGAAGTACTTATCAAAGCCATTGTTAGGAACCCTTCTTTGCTTACTTATGATTTTCAGAACAAAATCAAACCAACTATAGAATTGTATGAAGAAATGGGATTAAGCAAGAAGGATTTGACTGCAATGCTTCTACTCCGGCCGACCTTGATCCCGAGAACTTCATTTAACGATGAGAAGATGGAATACATACACAAAACTGGAATTTCCCACAAGTCTAAGATGTACAAGTACATTGTCACACTCATTGGTGTTTCTCGCCTCGAAACCATTCGTAGTAAGATTGCAAATCTTGAGAAATTCGGGTTTAGTGAAGAAGAGGTTTTTCGGCTTTTGGGAAGGTCACCTCTTTTGTTGACATTATCAGTTGATAAAGTTCAAAGAAACATGACTTTTATATTAGGAACAATGAAGTTTCCGGCTTCAAGTGTCCTTGATCACCCAAACTTGTTGTATTGTAACCTCGAAGCTGTTTTGAAACCTCGGTTTCTTCTCGCAGAGAAGATGAAAGACATGGCTTTGGAATTGCATATCAAAGGGTGTGACATGTTGAGAGCATTAAGGATGACAGAGAAGAGATTTCTCAAGGCATTTGTGAATTGTCAGCCTAAGGAAGTTGCCGATGAATTGATCGAGTTTTACATAAACGCGAAAGAGATTAAGCGTTTGGCAGTGACCTCGAAGAAAAACTGCAACTTGGGATTTCCTTTCTGA